One window from the genome of Spiractinospora alimapuensis encodes:
- a CDS encoding NUDIX domain-containing protein, with amino-acid sequence MTLPPMARPLAAAGVLFRDGRGRVLLVTPTYKPSLEIPGGLVEPDETPYQAAVREVEEELGVRPPIGGLLVVDWAPHPAHGDKVLFIFDGGVLDVSWRARITPDGEEISEAQFVETSCLSDVLIDRLARRVHAAVKAQEAGTPRYLENGTSIGWSS; translated from the coding sequence GTGACGCTTCCTCCAATGGCTCGTCCGTTGGCCGCCGCAGGGGTTCTGTTCCGTGATGGCCGAGGGCGTGTCCTCCTTGTGACGCCGACGTACAAGCCTTCGCTTGAGATCCCTGGTGGGTTGGTCGAGCCGGACGAAACTCCGTACCAGGCCGCCGTGCGGGAGGTCGAGGAGGAGTTGGGGGTCAGGCCGCCGATCGGTGGCCTATTGGTTGTGGACTGGGCACCGCACCCGGCGCACGGAGACAAAGTGCTCTTCATCTTCGACGGCGGTGTCCTCGACGTCTCTTGGCGGGCAAGGATCACGCCAGACGGGGAGGAGATCTCCGAGGCCCAGTTCGTCGAGACTTCATGCCTCAGCGACGTGCTGATCGATCGACTGGCCCGACGTGTTCACGCCGCTGTAAAAGCCCAGGAGGCAGGGACACCGCGATACCTGGAGAACGGCACCTCGATCGGCTGGTCGAGCTAG
- a CDS encoding helix-turn-helix domain-containing protein: MAEFSDIVRRAMTEQGLSLRALARTVNYDPGYISRVVSGKQSPSGDLVRALDTALDTDGALVAAAEGDQAGAVPTPPGGTDEATHLRTTVSHLVSLDGRFGGDEIAPVAVRVWKAAQRKLDQGIVPPRQSRDVVAATAEAAELAGWLLFDADDQPGCRNATLEAQLLARQVGDRSMERFALTNLAMHDIETGRPGEAIRIAESLLDQPRLPQRVGLLAKIRRGRALAQLGHREPAIEDLTTAQGMVQDSITATDPPWTWWVNECEVAGHFGEALLDLGQPETALPYLEHAQELAEAHRPDGRGSLYYRVSLVTAYARVQAWSDLETTLHTIPQLMDSVSSKRNHRRLHTAAHAISQTPHTPEQLKDLAHTIAAH; this comes from the coding sequence ATGGCCGAGTTCTCTGACATTGTTCGGCGCGCCATGACCGAACAGGGCCTGTCGCTGCGAGCGCTCGCACGGACCGTGAACTACGACCCCGGCTACATCTCACGCGTGGTCAGCGGGAAACAGTCCCCCTCAGGCGACCTGGTTCGAGCACTAGACACTGCCCTCGACACAGATGGGGCACTCGTCGCTGCCGCCGAGGGCGACCAGGCTGGTGCTGTCCCCACGCCTCCTGGGGGCACTGACGAGGCAACACACCTACGTACTACCGTCTCGCATCTGGTTTCGCTGGATGGGCGGTTCGGCGGTGACGAGATCGCCCCGGTGGCAGTGCGTGTCTGGAAGGCGGCGCAGCGGAAGCTGGACCAAGGGATAGTCCCGCCGAGACAATCGCGCGACGTGGTCGCCGCTACGGCCGAGGCCGCCGAACTCGCGGGCTGGCTGCTGTTCGACGCCGACGATCAGCCCGGCTGCCGGAACGCCACGCTCGAAGCCCAACTCCTCGCGCGCCAGGTGGGAGATCGTTCGATGGAACGATTCGCACTGACCAACCTGGCGATGCATGACATCGAAACCGGGCGCCCCGGAGAAGCCATCCGCATCGCCGAGTCCCTGCTCGACCAGCCACGCCTCCCGCAACGAGTAGGCCTCCTCGCCAAAATCCGACGCGGAAGAGCACTCGCCCAGCTAGGCCACCGCGAACCCGCGATCGAAGACCTCACCACAGCACAAGGGATGGTCCAGGACTCCATCACCGCCACGGACCCACCGTGGACCTGGTGGGTCAACGAGTGCGAAGTGGCAGGCCACTTCGGAGAAGCACTCCTCGACCTCGGGCAACCCGAAACCGCGCTCCCATACCTGGAACACGCTCAGGAACTCGCCGAGGCACACCGCCCCGACGGCCGAGGATCCCTCTACTACCGCGTCTCACTAGTAACCGCCTACGCACGAGTCCAGGCGTGGTCAGACCTCGAGACCACACTCCACACAATCCCCCAACTCATGGATTCGGTGAGCTCCAAACGCAACCACCGCCGCCTCCACACCGCCGCCCACGCCATCAGCCAGACACCCCACACCCCCGAACAACTCAAGGACCTCGCCCACACCATCGCTGCCCATTAG
- the tgmB gene encoding ATP-grasp ribosomal peptide maturase — MTVLILTRDFDPTSDHVIEALNRRRAPVLRCDVADFPLKLEFTATLAESWAGALRTQERVLDLSEVTGIYYRRPTRFRFPSGMSDSHRAWAEVEARLGFLGTLAALPRWLNHPSRIANAEYKPLQLRVARELGLRVPETIVTNVASDAKAFATGLGRPVIYKPFSPRGVIDEDGRQHLLFATPVTAEQIDDPALHLTTHMIQEYVAHTHAVRLCVVDTDMFAAEIHSGSIAGHLDWRKDYAALKYSRTTPPAHIRATVQSFMSHFDLRFGAFDFLVDESGRWVFLEINPNGQWAWIPEVAPMIASALATALQEGRPRE, encoded by the coding sequence ATGACGGTTCTCATCCTCACCCGCGACTTTGATCCCACATCGGATCACGTGATCGAGGCGCTGAACCGTCGTAGGGCGCCCGTCCTACGCTGCGATGTCGCCGATTTTCCGTTGAAGCTCGAGTTCACGGCGACGTTGGCGGAATCATGGGCTGGCGCCCTTCGCACCCAAGAACGTGTCCTCGACCTATCCGAAGTGACGGGAATCTACTACCGGCGCCCGACGCGCTTCCGGTTTCCCAGCGGAATGAGCGACTCACACAGAGCGTGGGCCGAGGTCGAAGCCCGGCTCGGATTCCTCGGCACGCTCGCCGCCCTCCCCCGATGGTTGAACCATCCGAGTCGGATCGCGAACGCGGAGTACAAGCCCCTCCAGCTACGCGTCGCACGTGAACTTGGGCTTCGAGTGCCCGAGACCATCGTGACCAATGTGGCAAGCGACGCCAAGGCGTTCGCCACCGGGCTGGGCAGGCCCGTGATCTACAAGCCGTTCTCTCCTCGGGGGGTGATCGATGAGGATGGCCGGCAACATCTGCTCTTCGCGACCCCGGTAACCGCCGAACAGATCGATGATCCCGCCCTGCACCTCACCACTCACATGATCCAGGAGTACGTCGCGCACACGCACGCTGTCCGCTTGTGCGTCGTGGACACGGACATGTTCGCCGCCGAGATCCATTCGGGGTCCATCGCGGGGCATCTCGACTGGCGGAAGGACTACGCGGCCTTGAAGTACTCGCGGACCACCCCACCGGCACATATCCGCGCGACGGTTCAGTCGTTCATGTCCCACTTCGACCTTCGGTTCGGAGCGTTCGACTTCCTTGTGGACGAGTCTGGCCGGTGGGTGTTTCTGGAGATCAACCCCAACGGCCAGTGGGCCTGGATTCCCGAGGTCGCGCCGATGATCGCGTCCGCTCTCGCCACCGCACTACAAGAAGGACGGCCACGTGAATGA
- a CDS encoding methyltransferase domain-containing protein, translating into MNDVEHDYRRDDGCARSLRVGLVDEMWAAGALSDSRWRAIFEEIPRHTFVPCVFVPTDASGSFRPLDGRVPANRYEWLRLVYSDDIAITQLDGDDEAWRIATRNGTVRAVTMTCTSSQPRLMARMLSELDVDDTSRVLEIGTGTGYNAALLSARLGSDQVSTIDVDPVLVSRAGERLRGLGLSPHIAIGDGAKGIPERAMFDRIVTTAAFPRIPPAWIHQSVEAGVILANHARLLGGVAALVRLVVRGNIAEGRFRTLSAGFMPTRTDDSASALKLFRALTDSEVLAARTEQRSPTIYQAVKDEGFRFFLGLRSNILDIGLSYPDGEPDEQWLLTPDGGWAYITPAGQARQSPHSVLDTVQTLWNEWQGLGAPHRDDFGLTVATDGHHRVWLGNPDSNDSWDLPLPHQALGHPPTAPKWP; encoded by the coding sequence GTGAATGACGTTGAGCACGACTACCGCCGCGACGACGGGTGCGCGCGGTCGCTCAGAGTGGGACTGGTTGACGAGATGTGGGCGGCGGGGGCGCTCTCGGACAGTCGGTGGCGCGCGATCTTCGAGGAGATCCCGCGACATACCTTCGTGCCCTGCGTGTTCGTTCCGACCGACGCGTCCGGAAGCTTCCGTCCGCTGGATGGGCGGGTGCCGGCGAACCGGTATGAGTGGCTGAGGCTCGTGTACTCGGACGACATCGCGATCACCCAGCTCGACGGAGACGACGAGGCATGGCGAATCGCGACGCGGAATGGAACCGTCCGGGCCGTCACGATGACCTGCACGAGTTCCCAGCCGCGACTCATGGCGCGCATGCTGTCGGAGCTGGACGTGGACGACACGTCACGCGTCCTCGAGATCGGCACTGGAACCGGGTACAACGCGGCGCTTCTCTCCGCCCGACTGGGGTCGGACCAGGTATCAACGATCGACGTGGATCCAGTACTCGTCTCCCGCGCCGGCGAACGACTGCGCGGCCTCGGCCTCAGCCCGCACATCGCCATAGGAGACGGTGCGAAGGGGATACCGGAACGCGCGATGTTCGACCGGATCGTGACGACCGCCGCGTTCCCGCGTATCCCTCCCGCATGGATCCACCAAAGCGTCGAAGCCGGTGTCATCCTGGCCAATCACGCGCGCCTCTTGGGAGGGGTCGCGGCACTCGTCAGGTTGGTTGTTCGAGGGAACATCGCAGAGGGCCGCTTTCGCACCCTCTCGGCGGGGTTCATGCCCACCCGGACCGATGACAGCGCCTCCGCCCTCAAGCTGTTCCGCGCCCTCACCGATTCCGAGGTCCTCGCCGCACGGACGGAGCAGCGATCCCCGACGATCTACCAAGCAGTCAAGGACGAGGGATTCAGATTCTTCCTCGGACTGCGCAGTAACATCCTCGACATCGGACTAAGCTACCCCGACGGCGAGCCTGACGAACAGTGGCTGCTCACCCCAGACGGCGGGTGGGCCTACATCACCCCCGCGGGCCAAGCTCGACAGAGCCCCCACAGCGTCCTGGACACAGTGCAGACGCTGTGGAACGAGTGGCAGGGTCTCGGCGCCCCCCACCGCGACGACTTCGGTCTCACCGTAGCCACCGATGGACATCACCGGGTGTGGCTGGGAAACCCCGACTCCAACGACTCCTGGGACCTTCCTCTCCCCCACCAGGCCCTCGGCCACCCACCCACAGCACCGAAGTGGCCATAG
- a CDS encoding SRPBCC family protein: MVQRKVSRTVVIDAPARRVFGFLADPRQHQDFDGSTTVRGTVDGPQRLHHGAVFRMRMRLWGFPYRTTNRVVEYQENRRIAWQHSGPHRWRWTLRERPDATTHVTATFDYAHGGPLWYLFYILFGSPARNAAGIEASLPRLKALSEIRARRVRTPSHRHTAS; the protein is encoded by the coding sequence ATGGTCCAGCGCAAGGTTTCCCGCACCGTCGTCATCGACGCCCCCGCGCGGCGCGTCTTTGGTTTCCTGGCTGATCCCCGGCAGCACCAGGACTTCGACGGCTCCACCACGGTCCGCGGCACGGTCGACGGCCCGCAGCGACTCCACCACGGGGCGGTGTTCCGGATGCGGATGCGACTGTGGGGGTTTCCCTACCGCACCACGAACCGGGTGGTGGAGTACCAGGAGAACCGTCGCATCGCGTGGCAGCACAGCGGTCCCCACCGGTGGCGGTGGACGTTGCGCGAGCGCCCCGACGCGACGACGCACGTCACCGCGACTTTCGACTACGCACACGGGGGACCGCTCTGGTACCTCTTCTACATCCTGTTCGGTTCTCCCGCGCGCAACGCGGCGGGGATCGAGGCCAGCCTGCCTCGCTTGAAGGCGCTGTCGGAGATCCGAGCCCGCCGCGTGCGGACGCCGTCCCACCGTCACACCGCGAGCTGA
- a CDS encoding ATP-binding protein — MTTKRFAGLPGSVALARAWVHTELAKRGVEPDAIDEATLVVSELGTNALLHTRSGEVGGTFTVTVEIQPTRALVSVTDQGNDTQSTPRWGQHPDPLDEHGHGLQLVAAMAETWTTILADDHCTVTAHLPLLIPAQRGRER; from the coding sequence ATGACCACGAAGAGGTTCGCTGGCCTGCCGGGGAGCGTGGCGCTCGCCCGCGCCTGGGTCCATACGGAGTTGGCCAAGCGCGGGGTCGAGCCCGACGCGATTGATGAGGCGACGCTGGTGGTGTCGGAGCTCGGCACCAACGCGCTGCTGCACACCCGCAGCGGGGAAGTGGGCGGAACCTTCACCGTCACTGTGGAGATCCAGCCCACCCGAGCGTTGGTGAGCGTCACCGACCAAGGCAACGACACCCAGTCCACACCCCGATGGGGACAACACCCCGACCCCCTCGACGAGCACGGGCACGGACTTCAGTTGGTCGCCGCCATGGCGGAAACCTGGACCACCATCCTCGCGGATGACCACTGCACCGTCACCGCCCACCTGCCTTTGCTGATCCCCGCACAGAGAGGACGCGAGCGGTGA
- a CDS encoding NUDIX domain-containing protein translates to MRREFFDDPAAPVPNRVVVAASAAVIDDQGRILLQRRADSGLWALPGGVMEMTESLPESAVREVREETGFDIEITGLVGTYTDPRHVIAYDDGEVRRQFNICFHARLLGGILSVSPESTHVQWTPPEEIDALPIHHTQHLRITHALTPKAPPHLG, encoded by the coding sequence GTGCGTCGGGAGTTCTTCGATGATCCAGCCGCTCCGGTGCCGAATCGGGTGGTGGTGGCGGCGAGTGCTGCGGTGATTGATGATCAGGGCAGGATTCTGTTGCAGCGGCGTGCTGACAGTGGCCTGTGGGCGCTACCGGGGGGCGTCATGGAGATGACCGAGAGTCTGCCCGAGTCGGCTGTGCGGGAAGTCCGTGAGGAGACCGGGTTCGACATCGAGATCACCGGACTCGTGGGCACCTACACCGATCCCCGGCACGTCATCGCCTACGACGACGGCGAAGTCCGCCGACAGTTCAACATCTGCTTCCACGCCCGCCTGCTCGGCGGCATCCTGAGCGTCAGCCCCGAATCGACACACGTCCAATGGACACCACCTGAGGAGATCGACGCCCTCCCCATCCACCACACCCAACACCTCCGCATCACCCACGCCCTCACCCCCAAAGCACCCCCGCACCTCGGATAG
- a CDS encoding sensor histidine kinase has protein sequence MNLETAPRRKTRWWRVVAVLHSQASLVLAPLLLLPALILLVSTAFVVLWILDAGARQFQALPTFAGSAQRDTWFWVFLGTLPVLAAACAALARAGCRLQGRRLGEPVPDLPEPAGDEGDRDREPWLRVLTALYGAAAWRSVIHAAVLGGWALLGGGTVLVLSAFGLGIPIGMFAALVARLAGASAFGDLSAAQLVGLLVLGPAMALGALWLAPAMVRVDRALAQALIVEPPEVRARRRVATLKETRRRMVDVAENERRRIERDLHDGAQQRLLALTISVSRARGRVSAGPEVIAPLLDEAHAEAKEAMAELREVALGLHPRVLSDHGLVRALPGVTGRCPVPVRLSADLDTRPSARAEAIAYFVTSEALTNVARHARGATNAEVIVEHVRQRRGAELLRVRVHDDGEGGAAPDNGSGLYGLWDRVHAVDGSLTVTSPPGGPTTVIAEIPWEA, from the coding sequence GTGAACCTGGAGACGGCGCCACGGCGGAAGACGCGCTGGTGGCGCGTTGTCGCCGTGCTGCACTCCCAGGCGTCGCTTGTCCTGGCCCCCTTGCTGCTCCTCCCAGCGCTGATCCTCCTGGTCTCGACGGCGTTCGTCGTGTTGTGGATCCTCGACGCGGGAGCGCGACAGTTCCAGGCGCTCCCGACCTTCGCCGGGAGCGCCCAGCGCGACACCTGGTTCTGGGTGTTCCTGGGGACACTGCCGGTCCTCGCCGCCGCGTGTGCGGCGCTCGCCCGGGCCGGCTGCCGGCTCCAGGGCCGTCGGCTGGGGGAACCCGTGCCCGACCTCCCCGAACCGGCCGGCGACGAGGGCGACCGGGACCGTGAGCCGTGGCTGCGGGTCCTGACCGCGCTCTACGGGGCCGCCGCCTGGCGCTCGGTCATCCACGCGGCGGTCCTCGGCGGCTGGGCACTGCTCGGCGGCGGCACGGTGCTCGTGCTCAGCGCGTTCGGCCTGGGGATCCCCATCGGGATGTTCGCGGCGCTCGTCGCGCGTCTCGCCGGCGCGAGCGCGTTCGGGGACCTGAGCGCCGCGCAACTCGTCGGGCTGCTGGTCCTCGGCCCGGCGATGGCCCTCGGTGCCCTGTGGCTGGCGCCCGCGATGGTGCGGGTGGACCGGGCACTCGCCCAAGCCCTGATCGTGGAGCCGCCCGAGGTCCGGGCGCGCCGCCGGGTCGCGACGCTCAAGGAGACGCGTCGCCGCATGGTGGACGTCGCGGAGAACGAACGCCGCAGGATCGAACGGGACCTCCACGACGGCGCGCAGCAACGACTCCTCGCCCTGACGATCAGTGTCTCCCGGGCCCGCGGACGGGTCTCCGCCGGCCCGGAGGTGATCGCCCCTCTGCTCGACGAGGCCCACGCCGAGGCCAAGGAAGCCATGGCGGAACTGCGCGAGGTCGCGTTGGGGCTGCACCCGCGAGTGCTCAGCGACCACGGCCTGGTCCGGGCCCTCCCGGGAGTCACCGGGCGCTGCCCAGTCCCGGTTCGGTTGTCCGCCGACCTGGACACCCGCCCCTCCGCCCGCGCCGAGGCCATCGCGTACTTCGTGACGTCCGAGGCGCTCACCAACGTCGCCCGCCACGCCCGAGGCGCCACCAACGCGGAGGTCATCGTGGAACACGTCCGGCAGCGGCGCGGAGCCGAACTCCTGCGCGTCCGCGTCCACGACGACGGGGAGGGCGGCGCGGCCCCGGACAATGGCAGCGGCCTGTACGGGCTGTGGGACCGGGTCCACGCCGTCGACGGCTCCCTGACCGTGACGAGCCCGCCGGGCGGCCCCACCACCGTCATCGCCGAAATTCCGTGGGAGGCGTGA
- a CDS encoding nuclear transport factor 2 family protein yields MMTFDDTDPKQMITDFLNSYSEELIYGDEDPSVVVDRYRTPDIVEIADGIRMDRDKLIAHAKPLRKNKPSGRMEVHEAIAHGDRIAARFTMYVHQRGKDLTIEVYFFGRFAADGRMRESHQLTRTVTDEPRSQPTAST; encoded by the coding sequence ATGATGACCTTCGACGACACCGACCCGAAGCAGATGATCACCGATTTCCTCAACTCCTACTCCGAGGAACTCATCTACGGAGACGAGGATCCGAGCGTGGTTGTCGATCGTTATCGCACCCCTGACATCGTCGAGATCGCCGACGGAATCCGCATGGACCGAGACAAGCTCATCGCGCACGCGAAACCCCTGCGCAAGAACAAGCCAAGCGGTCGAATGGAGGTGCACGAAGCCATCGCCCACGGTGACCGGATCGCCGCCCGCTTCACCATGTACGTCCACCAGCGAGGCAAGGATCTCACCATCGAGGTCTACTTCTTCGGCCGGTTCGCTGCCGACGGGCGCATGCGTGAGTCCCACCAGCTCACCCGCACGGTCACCGACGAGCCACGGTCGCAGCCAACCGCGTCCACGTGA
- a CDS encoding response regulator transcription factor — MRAIIAEDSELLRSGVARLLHDEGVDVVAEARDAEELLAAVASHPDTDLCLVDIRMPPSHTEEGMWAAVRIRREHPAVAVVILSQHVVGHYASEFLAGGAKKVGYLLKDRVADIPEFLATLRRVAAGGAAIDAEVVSQLLTRRDDDLSRLSPRESDVLAAMAEGLNNAGIAARLYVSERAVEKHIRAIFTKLDLGHDSHEHRRVQAVLQYLRGARNPGPSPFDDSGRQHEEWK; from the coding sequence GTGCGTGCCATCATCGCCGAGGACTCAGAGCTGCTGCGCAGCGGCGTGGCCCGCCTGCTACACGACGAGGGGGTCGACGTCGTCGCCGAGGCGCGTGACGCTGAGGAGCTGCTCGCCGCCGTGGCGAGCCACCCCGACACCGACCTGTGTCTGGTCGACATCCGCATGCCGCCCAGCCACACCGAGGAGGGAATGTGGGCGGCGGTACGCATCCGACGCGAACACCCCGCCGTCGCCGTCGTAATCCTGTCCCAGCACGTTGTCGGCCACTACGCCTCGGAGTTCCTGGCCGGCGGTGCGAAGAAGGTCGGTTACCTGCTCAAGGACCGAGTGGCCGACATCCCCGAGTTCCTCGCGACACTGCGACGCGTCGCCGCCGGTGGCGCCGCCATCGACGCGGAGGTCGTCTCCCAGTTGCTCACGCGGCGCGACGACGACCTCTCCCGACTCAGCCCGCGCGAGTCCGACGTCCTCGCCGCCATGGCGGAGGGACTGAACAACGCGGGGATCGCCGCGCGCCTGTACGTCTCCGAACGCGCGGTCGAAAAGCACATCCGGGCCATCTTCACCAAGTTGGACCTGGGTCATGACAGTCACGAACACCGTCGAGTCCAAGCCGTCCTGCAGTACCTCCGCGGCGCGCGAAACCCCGGGCCGTCGCCCTTCGACGACAGCGGTCGTCAACACGAGGAGTGGAAATGA
- a CDS encoding TetR/AcrR family transcriptional regulator, which produces MSGSEARKRRADAQRSAESVVGAAIQVLNRDPDASMGAIAAAAGVTRQTVYAHFSSREKLLRAVVDHLTAETVAEIDAEDIDTGPAMDALFRLLDASERTVGRYPVLFQSGDAAATTQSADDQRHDPVADRLSRIFRRGQQSGEFDAHISVTWLVAATIKLSHTASEETDAGRLSEHEADAALRTSLRRILTPD; this is translated from the coding sequence ATGTCCGGGTCTGAAGCGCGCAAGCGGCGCGCCGACGCGCAGCGCAGCGCGGAGTCGGTCGTGGGTGCGGCCATCCAGGTGCTCAACCGCGATCCCGATGCCAGCATGGGAGCCATCGCGGCCGCCGCCGGCGTCACACGCCAGACGGTCTACGCGCACTTCTCGTCGAGGGAGAAGCTCCTGAGAGCGGTCGTCGACCATCTCACCGCCGAGACCGTCGCCGAGATCGACGCCGAGGACATCGACACCGGGCCCGCCATGGACGCGCTGTTTCGACTCCTCGATGCCAGCGAGCGCACCGTCGGCCGGTATCCCGTTCTCTTCCAGTCGGGTGATGCGGCGGCCACGACACAGAGCGCTGACGACCAACGTCACGACCCCGTGGCGGACAGACTGAGTCGGATATTCCGGCGCGGCCAGCAGTCCGGAGAGTTCGACGCCCACATCTCGGTCACCTGGCTGGTGGCCGCCACGATCAAACTGAGTCACACCGCCAGCGAAGAGACCGACGCCGGTCGCCTGTCAGAACACGAAGCAGACGCGGCACTCCGTACCAGCCTGCGCCGCATCCTGACGCCCGACTAG
- the tgmA gene encoding putative ATP-grasp-modified RiPP — MQFHNPFPIGSDTATDVLEGEATVPFGARLVTYVPFDPDAVAEASRSYLDPGRQISVVAVDGATVPMMRRSSGETSTTTSSQDRQAPDDDTDVGDNG; from the coding sequence ATGCAGTTCCATAATCCGTTCCCTATCGGGAGTGACACCGCGACCGACGTGCTCGAAGGTGAAGCGACCGTCCCATTCGGCGCTCGTCTTGTGACGTACGTTCCCTTCGATCCCGACGCTGTCGCAGAGGCGAGTCGTTCCTACCTCGATCCCGGCCGACAGATCTCGGTGGTGGCCGTCGACGGCGCGACGGTGCCGATGATGCGCCGCTCAAGCGGAGAAACCAGTACGACCACGTCGAGCCAGGATCGACAGGCTCCGGACGACGACACCGACGTCGGCGACAATGGCTGA
- a CDS encoding xylulokinase — translation MAEAVIGIDLGTSGVKAVVAEVDGGILAESEASYPVRSPHPGWAETDPEAWWTATVTAVRDAVVQARASQDVQPVAVGLAGQMHGLVLARRDTTAARPAMLWPDSRAADVLSGWESLPDEERARLANPILPGMTGPLYRWAALREPSTVDSSDVGPSWVLLPKDWLRFRLTGCAATEPTDASATLLWDVPGDAWSSAAVEAAGLDPAGLPPVVPSGASGGPLTRDAAATLRLPVGIPVAAGAGDTPAALAAALASTADPGATLVTVGSGAQVLALTDEPVAAAGTHVYRTVEATGWYRMAAVANAGLALGWVRDTLNASWSDLMDACAVGHPGANGVLFAPFLTPERFGTGSAGGFAGLRLDVGREDLLRAAVEGVAFTIRYATELMPEPLSGTIHLAGGIGRTPAFGQLLADVLGVPLSPLPHRSLSALGACQLAARTTGVNLPTPPAREIPTITPSDNAKLYRTTYETWREGRVT, via the coding sequence ATGGCGGAGGCAGTGATCGGGATCGACCTCGGCACGAGCGGGGTCAAGGCCGTGGTGGCGGAGGTCGACGGCGGGATCCTCGCCGAGTCCGAGGCGTCCTACCCCGTCCGTAGTCCCCATCCCGGCTGGGCGGAGACGGACCCCGAGGCCTGGTGGACGGCGACCGTCACCGCCGTGCGCGACGCGGTCGTCCAGGCGCGAGCCTCCCAGGACGTCCAACCGGTCGCGGTGGGGCTCGCGGGGCAGATGCACGGGCTGGTGCTGGCACGGCGGGACACCACGGCGGCCCGACCGGCGATGCTGTGGCCGGACAGTCGGGCGGCGGACGTGTTGTCGGGGTGGGAGTCGTTGCCGGACGAGGAGCGGGCCCGGCTGGCCAATCCGATCCTGCCGGGGATGACCGGACCGCTGTACCGCTGGGCCGCCCTTCGGGAGCCCTCCACGGTCGACTCCTCGGACGTGGGGCCGTCCTGGGTGCTGTTGCCCAAGGACTGGTTGCGGTTCCGCCTCACCGGGTGCGCCGCGACGGAGCCCACGGACGCCTCCGCGACCCTGCTGTGGGACGTGCCCGGCGACGCCTGGTCGTCGGCAGCCGTGGAGGCCGCCGGGCTGGACCCGGCGGGGCTGCCGCCGGTGGTGCCCTCGGGCGCCTCGGGCGGACCGCTCACGCGGGACGCGGCGGCGACGTTGCGGCTCCCCGTGGGGATCCCGGTCGCGGCGGGCGCGGGGGACACTCCGGCGGCGCTGGCGGCGGCGCTCGCGTCCACCGCCGATCCCGGGGCCACGCTCGTCACCGTGGGCAGCGGCGCCCAGGTCCTGGCGTTGACGGACGAGCCGGTGGCGGCGGCCGGCACCCACGTGTACCGGACGGTCGAGGCCACGGGCTGGTACCGGATGGCGGCGGTCGCGAACGCCGGCCTCGCCCTGGGGTGGGTGCGTGACACGCTCAACGCGTCCTGGAGCGATCTCATGGACGCCTGCGCCGTCGGACATCCGGGGGCCAACGGGGTGTTGTTCGCCCCGTTCCTCACCCCGGAGCGGTTCGGAACCGGGTCGGCCGGGGGGTTCGCGGGCCTGCGGCTCGACGTGGGCCGCGAGGACCTGCTGCGGGCCGCGGTCGAGGGCGTGGCCTTCACGATCCGGTACGCCACCGAGCTGATGCCCGAGCCATTGAGCGGCACCATCCACCTGGCCGGCGGCATCGGCCGCACCCCAGCCTTCGGCCAACTCCTCGCCGACGTCCTCGGTGTCCCCCTATCACCGCTCCCCCACCGCAGCCTCTCCGCCCTGGGCGCCTGCCAACTCGCCGCCCGCACCACCGGCGTCAATCTCCCCACCCCACCCGCGAGAGAGATTCCAACCATCACCCCAAGCGACAACGCCAAGCTCTACCGCACCACCTACGAAACCTGGAGGGAAGGCCGCGTGACGTAG